A portion of the Streptomyces erythrochromogenes genome contains these proteins:
- a CDS encoding DUF6099 family protein yields the protein MDAVRLIAAGRHALAQSGAAWDIVGEAWQAQALTQGIGSWLAVTGPPELRSEARGLGEAGGRGCGVLDRAALRGEGSAPEYPPRAAQLSVVADVRQALLGLQALLGEVGIALVGVACGTDDETLYWQCIESIDAADESSDRVRAILRRMVVRERGSASGVA from the coding sequence ATGGATGCGGTACGGCTCATCGCGGCCGGCCGGCACGCTCTGGCACAGAGTGGGGCTGCGTGGGACATCGTGGGCGAGGCCTGGCAGGCCCAGGCGCTCACACAGGGGATCGGGAGCTGGCTGGCGGTCACCGGGCCGCCGGAGCTGAGATCGGAGGCACGGGGACTGGGGGAAGCGGGAGGCAGAGGATGCGGGGTACTGGACCGGGCGGCCCTGCGCGGCGAGGGCAGCGCGCCCGAGTACCCGCCGCGAGCCGCACAGCTGAGCGTGGTGGCGGATGTCCGCCAGGCGCTGCTCGGACTCCAGGCACTGCTGGGCGAAGTGGGGATAGCCCTGGTCGGGGTGGCCTGCGGCACGGACGACGAGACCCTGTACTGGCAGTGCATAGAGTCGATCGACGCGGCTGACGAGTCGAGCGACCGGGTACGGGCGATCCTGCGCCGCATGGTGGTGCGCGAGAGGGGATCCGCCTCGGGCGTGGCCTGA
- a CDS encoding nucleotide pyrophosphohydrolase translates to MNETQEPRQPERRPEERLDLLQRRLAQFAAARGWEPYHTPKNLAVALSVEAAELVEIFQWLTPEQSARVMEEPGSAHRVADEVADVLAYLLQFCEVLGVDVLDALAAKIERNELRFPVTGGPTPNRHSSE, encoded by the coding sequence ATGAACGAGACGCAGGAGCCCCGGCAGCCGGAGCGTCGGCCCGAGGAACGGCTGGACCTACTGCAGCGCAGGCTCGCACAGTTCGCGGCGGCGCGCGGCTGGGAGCCGTACCACACGCCCAAGAACCTGGCGGTGGCGCTGAGCGTGGAGGCGGCCGAACTGGTCGAGATCTTCCAGTGGCTGACACCGGAACAGTCGGCGAGGGTCATGGAGGAGCCGGGATCCGCCCACCGCGTGGCCGACGAGGTCGCCGACGTACTCGCGTATCTGCTGCAGTTCTGTGAGGTTCTCGGGGTGGATGTGCTGGATGCGCTCGCCGCGAAGATCGAGAGGAATGAACTGCGCTTCCCCGTAACGGGTGGTCCGACACCGAATCGTCACTCTTCGGAGTGA